A region of the Culex quinquefasciatus strain JHB chromosome 1, VPISU_Cqui_1.0_pri_paternal, whole genome shotgun sequence genome:
CACTCCTCCTCCgcttccccgtccgacgacgacgaactCGACGATTCCGAGGACGAacccttcttctttttcttcttcttcgagTGCTTGTCCTTCTTCCGGTGCTTCTTGGAagacttctttttcttcttatcCTTCCGATCGCTtcccttctttttcttcttcttcgacGCCTTCTTGGCCTTCTCCGCAGCCTTGTCCTTCTCATCATCGGAAGACTCCCGTGGCGACGGCGAATCCGCCCAAGCCGACGCCACACCCTCCTCGCCAATCACCTCCCTCTGAAGCCGTCTCGACTGCATAAACTCCTCGTTCATGGCGTCGTTGCCCGATCGTCCCCCCGGCCGATAACTCCGGTCCGCGTCCCTCCGGGACTGCTTCTCCTGGTACATGTCATGCTCCCACCGGTTCCGACCCGGCTGTTCAAACCCCAACCCAGCCCGCCCCCGATTACCATTAAACTGCTGATGTTGCTGCTGCTCCCGACTCCTGGACCGTGACTTGCGTCGCTTCTCCGGTGTCCTGGACCTTCGGGATCGACCTCCCCGATCCCGCGACCTGGACCGCCGCTTCCTCTCCCGGGAATCGGAGCGACGACGTTGCCGCTTGACCGGCGAACGAGACTCGTGGCGGGATTTGCCCTTGTCGTTTCGTCGCTTGGACGACCGGCCGCGGTCACTGCTGGAACttccactgctgctgctgctgtcgctGTCGGAACTGGTCGAGCTGTGGCGTTTTTTCCGGCTGTCGCGGTCACTCTTGTGCTTACGGCTACGGTGGCGCTCCCGCGAGCGGCTCCGACTGGGCATGGTGAAGCGTTTCGCTGGTTTCTTTAgtttattgaaagtttttttaatcgtttttgcactattttaaacaaaattttatcgcAAACAACGGCAGCGCTGTCACTTTTGCAGGAGTTGCTTTTTGTTTACCCTTTGCTGTCAAAAAGTGAGTGTTGGTCGTTTTCGTCGAA
Encoded here:
- the LOC6045219 gene encoding LOW QUALITY PROTEIN: NKAP family protein CG6066 (The sequence of the model RefSeq protein was modified relative to this genomic sequence to represent the inferred CDS: inserted 4 bases in 2 codons), which produces MPSRSRSRERHRSRKHKSDRDSRKKRHSSTSSDSDSSSSSGSSSSDRGRSSKRRNDKGKSRHESRSPVKRQRRRSDSRERKRRSRSRDRGGRSRRSRTPEKRRKSRSRSREQQQHQQFNGNRGRAGLGFEQPGRNRWEHDMYQEKQSRRDADRSYRPGGRSGNDAMNEEFMQSRRLQREVIGEEGVASAWADSPSPRESSDDEKDKAAEKAKKASKKKKKKGSDRKDKKKKKSSKKHRKKDKHSKKKKKKKGSSSESSSSSSSDGEAEEEWVEKDKSGGLARAGSSKGATAVGEDDGTEIVGPVKNSGNLNLKDLGRALLPGEGXAMAAYVTEGKRIPRRGEIGLTSDEIANFEDVGYVMSGSRHRRMEAVRIRKENQIYSADEKRXLAMFSKEERQKRENKILSQFKEMISCWPATSAETIVLVLIHTNKLISRFQAGTKSGLFSKDLKRTRHCFRAQTFIRNST